A part of Eubacterium sp. AB3007 genomic DNA contains:
- a CDS encoding FGGY-family carbohydrate kinase has product MAYILAYDIGTTGVKTCLFDVDDCISLVADASQGYPLYVLENGGAEQDAEDWWRGMCESTKEVLRKSGVECAVIRGLSFCSQMQGLVLVDREGNPVRRPMSYMDQRSGQELTAGIAHGVQIAGANVRKLLPSLWITGAVSSSVKDPVWKYKWVEAHEPELFRKVYKWLDVKDYLISRCTGNFTMTRDSAFGTLLYDNRPEHGEWSARLCSMFGVDREHLPEIIDATDVAGALTKQAAAELGLAPGTPVFGGGGDSSLIGVGAGSVEVGDTHIYSGTSGWVITVMDHRMVDVKSMIAAITGAQEGRYNYFAEMETAGKCLEWVRDHLALDEIGIYLKKKDVSEGYEAQSVSLYDYMMETIREVPPGSGGVLFAPWLHGNRCPFEDAGATGMFLGIRLETGKTEMIRAVLEGVFYHLRWMLECQERKVKTSDPVRFVGGGALSPVACQMLADILGRRVETVERPQNVGSVGAAAVASVGLGLIPTLDAVKSFVPVAATYVPDPARHEAYEPYYKAFRSLYPSNKVLFHALQCVRRDGSF; this is encoded by the coding sequence ATGGCTTACATATTGGCATATGATATAGGGACGACGGGGGTCAAGACGTGCCTGTTCGATGTGGATGACTGTATCTCCCTGGTGGCGGACGCAAGTCAGGGGTATCCTTTGTATGTGCTGGAGAATGGCGGTGCGGAGCAGGATGCCGAAGACTGGTGGCGCGGTATGTGTGAGAGTACGAAGGAGGTACTCCGAAAGAGCGGTGTGGAGTGTGCTGTGATCAGGGGCCTGTCGTTCTGCTCCCAGATGCAGGGGCTGGTACTGGTAGACCGGGAAGGGAATCCGGTGCGGCGTCCCATGAGCTATATGGACCAACGCTCCGGCCAGGAACTGACTGCAGGCATTGCTCACGGTGTGCAGATCGCCGGGGCCAACGTCCGTAAGCTGCTCCCCAGCCTCTGGATCACCGGAGCCGTATCCAGCAGTGTGAAAGATCCCGTGTGGAAATACAAGTGGGTGGAAGCGCACGAGCCGGAACTCTTTCGGAAGGTCTACAAGTGGCTGGACGTGAAGGATTACCTGATCAGTCGCTGCACAGGAAACTTTACCATGACCCGGGACAGTGCCTTTGGGACACTGCTGTACGACAACCGACCGGAGCACGGTGAGTGGAGCGCCAGGCTTTGTTCCATGTTCGGTGTCGACAGGGAGCATCTACCGGAGATCATCGACGCGACCGATGTGGCGGGGGCTCTGACGAAGCAGGCAGCAGCGGAGCTAGGGCTGGCCCCCGGAACTCCTGTGTTTGGAGGGGGCGGTGACAGCAGCCTCATCGGCGTGGGAGCAGGAAGTGTGGAGGTGGGCGATACGCACATCTATTCCGGGACTTCGGGTTGGGTGATCACAGTGATGGATCACCGCATGGTGGACGTGAAGTCGATGATCGCCGCCATCACGGGAGCACAGGAAGGAAGGTACAACTACTTCGCCGAGATGGAGACGGCGGGGAAGTGTCTGGAGTGGGTGAGGGATCATCTGGCACTTGACGAGATCGGGATCTATCTCAAGAAAAAGGACGTTTCGGAAGGCTACGAAGCGCAGAGCGTCAGTCTGTATGACTACATGATGGAAACCATCCGGGAGGTTCCGCCAGGGTCTGGCGGCGTGCTCTTTGCGCCATGGCTCCACGGGAATCGCTGCCCCTTCGAGGATGCGGGGGCAACGGGGATGTTCCTGGGAATTAGGTTGGAGACCGGAAAAACAGAGATGATACGCGCTGTGCTGGAAGGAGTTTTCTATCACCTGCGCTGGATGCTGGAATGTCAGGAACGGAAGGTGAAGACCTCCGATCCGGTGCGTTTCGTGGGAGGTGGCGCCCTGTCTCCGGTCGCCTGCCAGATGTTGGCGGACATCCTGGGGCGTCGTGTGGAAACGGTGGAACGCCCGCAAAATGTGGGTTCTGTGGGAGCTGCGGCAGTGGCGTCGGTGGGGTTGGGGCTGATTCCAACGCTGGATGCGGTGAAGAGTTTTGTGCCGGTGGCAGCCACCTATGTGCCCGATCCGGCCAGGCACGAGGCCTACGAGCCTTACTACAAGGCATTCCGCAGCCTCTACCCCTCCAACAAAGTCCTGTTTCATGCCCTGCAGTGTGTCAGAAGGGACGGTTCTTTTTGA
- a CDS encoding TetR/AcrR family transcriptional regulator — translation MQKKLTEEKQREILDAGVQAFSEKGLEKTTMNDIAHRAGISVGVLYKYYKDKDDFFRACVYCVVEEMRQFLEEITRERTKPLLQAKALITKSRRLAEEKRPYFRLYLEMARNQSLPRELIHDIEGYPARIYTDAIRDAQQRGDMRRDLDPALLAMCFDDLLKMLQFSYASPYFEERAQVYGGEHALEEDWLTEGMLRFMESAFTLESGDIRHREETPADAPADCKREA, via the coding sequence ATGCAGAAGAAGTTGACGGAAGAAAAACAAAGAGAGATTCTGGACGCCGGGGTGCAGGCTTTTTCGGAGAAGGGACTGGAGAAGACCACCATGAACGATATTGCCCATCGGGCTGGTATCAGTGTGGGTGTTCTCTACAAGTATTATAAGGATAAGGACGATTTCTTCCGGGCCTGCGTGTACTGCGTGGTGGAGGAGATGCGGCAGTTCCTGGAGGAGATCACGAGGGAGCGCACAAAGCCTCTTCTGCAGGCGAAGGCGCTGATCACCAAAAGCCGGCGTCTGGCGGAGGAAAAGCGGCCGTATTTCCGACTCTATCTGGAGATGGCCCGTAACCAGAGTCTCCCTCGGGAGCTGATCCATGACATAGAGGGGTATCCTGCCCGGATCTATACGGATGCGATCCGGGACGCACAGCAGAGGGGCGACATGCGGAGGGATCTGGATCCGGCGCTTTTGGCCATGTGCTTTGACGACCTCCTGAAGATGCTCCAATTCTCCTATGCCAGCCCGTATTTCGAAGAGCGGGCACAGGTCTACGGGGGCGAGCATGCTCTGGAAGAGGACTGGCTCACAGAAGGGATGCTCCGGTTCATGGAATCGGCGTTCACCCTGGAGAGCGGAGACATCAGACATCGGGAGGAAACACCGGCAGACGCGCCGGCAGATTGCAAGCGGGAGGCGTAA
- a CDS encoding aspartate aminotransferase family protein has translation MAYDGFAIDKYVDADRVTAELDALIRQPIFSINREKLKEYEEEYFEKKCPRSKAMIEEAREVIPGGVQHNLAFNYPFPIVITKAEGAKLYDLDGNWYYDLLQAGGPTILGSNDPVVRQAVKELLDTCGPSTGLFHEYEYKLAAKIRELVPSVEKFRMLGSGTEACMTALRIARLATGHKNVLKMGGAYHGWSDQLAYGIRIPGTKGIMSKGIPGFVFRHTDEFFPGDLDDLEQKLRRNKRHGGTAAVFIEPIGPESGTRPVSKVFVQGCEKLAHKYGALLVCDEVVSGFRIGTGGAQSYFGIDPDLTIFGKIIAGGYPGAGGVGGHADVMAHLGAGLDSQGKKIPKALCGGTMAATPLSCVAGYTAICEIEKRNACEKAGRMGDRLTRGLQALIQKYDLPFVAFNQGSVCHLDSVGTMHYAINWKRPWELPKLLKETGIRQKEMEYMGAAYMAEGIITLAGSRLYTSAAYDEEMIDDVLRRFERVLACCERID, from the coding sequence ATGGCATACGATGGATTTGCAATAGATAAATATGTGGATGCGGATCGGGTCACAGCAGAACTGGATGCGTTGATCAGACAGCCGATCTTCTCCATAAATCGAGAGAAACTGAAGGAATATGAGGAAGAGTACTTTGAGAAGAAGTGCCCTCGTTCGAAGGCGATGATCGAGGAAGCCCGGGAGGTCATCCCCGGGGGCGTGCAGCACAACCTGGCATTCAACTACCCCTTCCCCATCGTGATCACCAAGGCGGAGGGGGCGAAGCTCTATGACCTCGATGGGAACTGGTACTACGACCTTCTGCAGGCCGGCGGTCCCACCATACTGGGCAGCAATGACCCGGTGGTACGCCAGGCGGTGAAGGAACTGCTGGATACCTGTGGCCCCTCTACGGGACTGTTTCATGAATATGAGTACAAGTTGGCGGCCAAGATCCGGGAACTGGTGCCCAGCGTGGAGAAGTTTCGCATGCTGGGGAGCGGCACAGAAGCCTGCATGACTGCCCTTCGTATCGCAAGGCTGGCAACCGGTCACAAGAACGTGCTGAAGATGGGTGGAGCCTACCATGGCTGGTCGGACCAGCTTGCCTACGGAATCCGGATCCCCGGCACCAAGGGCATCATGAGCAAGGGGATCCCAGGCTTTGTGTTCCGGCACACCGATGAGTTCTTCCCCGGTGATCTGGATGACCTGGAACAGAAACTCAGGCGGAACAAACGTCACGGTGGCACGGCGGCAGTGTTTATCGAACCAATCGGCCCGGAGAGTGGCACCAGACCCGTGAGCAAAGTCTTTGTGCAGGGTTGTGAGAAACTGGCCCACAAGTATGGCGCTCTCCTGGTCTGTGATGAGGTGGTGTCAGGGTTCCGTATCGGCACCGGTGGAGCCCAGAGTTATTTTGGCATCGACCCGGATCTGACCATATTCGGAAAGATCATTGCGGGAGGGTACCCGGGAGCAGGTGGTGTTGGCGGTCATGCGGATGTCATGGCGCACCTGGGCGCGGGGCTGGATTCACAGGGGAAGAAGATACCCAAGGCGCTCTGCGGGGGTACCATGGCGGCGACACCCCTATCCTGTGTGGCTGGATACACGGCTATCTGCGAGATCGAGAAGAGGAACGCCTGCGAGAAGGCTGGGAGAATGGGTGACCGTCTGACCAGGGGTCTCCAGGCACTGATCCAGAAGTACGACTTGCCTTTTGTCGCGTTCAACCAGGGATCTGTGTGCCATCTGGACAGCGTGGGCACCATGCATTATGCCATCAATTGGAAGCGTCCGTGGGAACTGCCAAAGCTCCTGAAGGAGACCGGCATTCGGCAGAAAGAGATGGAATACATGGGAGCGGCGTACATGGCAGAAGGAATCATTACGTTAGCGGGTTCCAGACTCTACACCAGCGCGGCCTACGACGAAGAGATGATCGATGACGTGCTCCGGCGCTTTGAGCGGGTGCTCGCTTGTTGCGAGAGGATCGACTAG